aatatagTTCCAACATCCAAACATTGGTCATGGCCTCAATATACATTGTGACACTTGGTTACGCAAGACTTCCTATGGCCAACGAGTTCTCCGATCGACCGATATCTCGCTTATAAtcctattttattacttatacagAATTTCGTTTCTTTTCAGACAGTCATGGTACGGAAATACGAAAGAATGAGTGGTCGCCAATCGTGGAATGAAGAAGAAATGGCCAAGGCCGTGGCAGCAGTAGTATCTGGTAAAATGGGCTACAAGTTAGCAGCCAGAACCTTTCATATACCTCGCTCCACACTCCAAAGAAGAGCTAGTAAAGTTCGCTACCAGCAACCTGATGATCCAAAACCTTTAATGGGGCATTACAGACGAGTCTTCACAGAGAATCAAGAGAAAGACTTAGTCGGATATATTAAGAGcatggaaaaatattttatgggcGTATCCAGGAGAGACATAAGAGAGCTCGCATTCCAATACGCGGAAGATAATAATCTTAACCATCCCTTCGACTGCAATACCCGGATGGCCGGCGAAGATTGGGTGAGGAACTTCC
This Pararge aegeria chromosome 3, ilParAegt1.1, whole genome shotgun sequence DNA region includes the following protein-coding sequences:
- the LOC120636740 gene encoding uncharacterized protein LOC120636740 isoform X2, which encodes MRCAIANTTVMVRKYERMSGRQSWNEEEMAKAVAAVVSGKMGYKLAARTFHIPRSTLQRRASKVRYQQPDDPKPLMGHYRRVFTENQEKDLVGYIKSMEKYFMGVSRRDIRELAFQYAEDNNLNHPFDCNTRMAGEDWVRNFLKRNPELLHKSERDYEPVNFDQFYHFMCQS
- the LOC120636740 gene encoding uncharacterized protein LOC120636740 isoform X3 is translated as MLLKTVMVRKYERMSGRQSWNEEEMAKAVAAVVSGKMGYKLAARTFHIPRSTLQRRASKVRYQQPDDPKPLMGHYRRVFTENQEKDLVGYIKSMEKYFMGVSRRDIRELAFQYAEDNNLNHPFDCNTRMAGEDWVRNFLKRNPELLHKSERDYEPVNFDQFYHFMCQS
- the LOC120636740 gene encoding uncharacterized protein LOC120636740 isoform X1 produces the protein MSFFWLVSSSVGSYLFCVTYFIDVIKVMVRKYERMSGRQSWNEEEMAKAVAAVVSGKMGYKLAARTFHIPRSTLQRRASKVRYQQPDDPKPLMGHYRRVFTENQEKDLVGYIKSMEKYFMGVSRRDIRELAFQYAEDNNLNHPFDCNTRMAGEDWVRNFLKRNPELLHKSERDYEPVNFDQFYHFMCQS
- the LOC120636740 gene encoding uncharacterized protein LOC120636740 isoform X4, yielding MVRKYERMSGRQSWNEEEMAKAVAAVVSGKMGYKLAARTFHIPRSTLQRRASKVRYQQPDDPKPLMGHYRRVFTENQEKDLVGYIKSMEKYFMGVSRRDIRELAFQYAEDNNLNHPFDCNTRMAGEDWVRNFLKRNPELLHKSERDYEPVNFDQFYHFMCQS